A region from the Vicia villosa cultivar HV-30 ecotype Madison, WI linkage group LG3, Vvil1.0, whole genome shotgun sequence genome encodes:
- the LOC131658009 gene encoding uncharacterized protein LOC131658009, translating to MWGNDQVEWSFLDANGASGGILTMWKKDLFNLIFSFRGEGFLGLCVEKEDKLIYFVNVYASCDLNTRKSSWERLCEFKNNNIKGSWCIGGDFNSISSPDERIGMSSRSYRREISLFKDFIEDMELVDLPTIGGKFTWINSNGKSMSRIDRFLLSDCFVEDWKVEGQYIGERDVSDHAPIWLKDNRKNWGPKPFKFNNMWFNHEDFDSFVKEEWEKLVVKGRGDYCLVEKMKTLKNRSAWWNKSVYGWIDLKINEDGIELHHLDNVFVHFADCISSVTKMVKRVNEVDAKK from the coding sequence ATGTGGGGGAATGATCAAGTGGAGTGGTCGTTTTTGGATGCCAATGGTGCGTCGGGAGGCATTCTAACTATGTGGAAAAAGGATCTCTTCAATCTAATCTTTAGTTTTCGAGGAGAAGGTttcttaggtctttgtgtggaGAAGGAGGACAAGCTCATTTATTTTGTGAATGTGTACGCTTCTTGCGACTTAAACACGAGGAAGAGCTCGTGGGAGAGGCTATGTGAGTTTAAAAACAATAACATTAAAGGTTCGTGGTGCATAGGAGGAGACTTTAATTCCATCTCTTCCCCGGATGAAAGAATTGGGATGTCTAGCCGTAGCTATAGGAGGGAGATTTCGTTGTTCAAAGACTTCATAGAGGATATGGAGTTGGTGGATCTTCCTACAATAGGGGGCAAGTTCACTTGGATCAATAGCAATGGTAAATCGATGAGTAGGATTGATAGATTCCTCTTATCGGATTGCTTCGTGGAGGATTGGAAGGTGGAGGGTCAATACATCGGAGAGAGGGATGTGTCCGACCATGCTCCGATTTGGTTGAAGGACAATAGGAAGAATTGGGGTCCAAAACCTTTTAAGTTTAACAACATGTGGTTCAATCATGAGGATTTCGATAGTTTCGTCAAGGAGGAATGGGAGAAGCTAGTGGTCAAAGGAAGAGGGGATTATTGCTTGGTCGAAAAAATGAAAACTCTAAAAAACCGGTCAGCTTGGTGGAACAAGAGTGTTTATGGGTGGATAGACCTCAAAATCAATGAGGATGGGATAGAGTTGCACCATTTAGATAACgtgtttgttcattttgcag